Part of the Kushneria marisflavi genome, CGTGCTGTCAGCCACCACATGGGAGAACTTGATTACGATGGGATCATCGGCTGCCATGGCATGACTGCCAAACGTCAGCATGCAGGCCGCGCCGAAAAGACTCAGTGAACGACCGAGCGAGACAGGAAACATGGGCAGTTCTCCACAAAGGGCTATAGGGGCGCCACCAGAAAGGGAGGAAAGCGCCGTCGTGAGTGCATATACGGCCGTTTGGGGAGAAAAGCGTATTAGACTTTAGTTACCTTGCGTTCGAAAACACGCCCGGAAGTCATCGCCAACCAGAGCAGCGGTCGGATCAACCAGCGCCAGAGCTGTCGGCCAAGCCATAAAAACGGCAGCGCAATCACAAACCACAGCACAAACTGACCCAGTTTCACCGGCCAGCCCAGCCACTGTGCCAGAGTGACTCCAAGCCCATTGATCAGATCCGGATGGCGCACGACCACCCAGGCCGTGGCACCGACAGCCGCCAGTTTTGCCGACCGTGACAGCCGGGTGAAACGAAGCCCCGTCGGGAGCAGTGCCCGGCTGCTTCGAAGTTCGCCACCGGCCCCCGCGGCCGTTCGACTCTCCAGCGCCCCGGCGCGCACGGCCCGACCTGCACGCAGCCCCTTGATGACACCGGCCATCATGACGACATCGACGCCGGCCCAGGCAATATCAGCAGGCCCGACGGAAGCCGGTCCCTGCACGGCGCGCTCCAGATCGCGCAGACCGCCAGTGAAGAAATCGCTCACGCCGGCGACCAGCCGCTCACCCTGCAACCAGTGCACGCCGCCATGCTCATCCACCACGAACTGATCGAGAAAGCCGTAGCCGCCCTCCTGCAGGAAAGAGACGGCATAGAGCCCGCGCTGATGCGGCGTGAGCCCGCGCGCGTCATCCGCTTTTGAATCATCGCCAGCGCCGCCTTCGACACCACTATCCCGGGTGCGACCGACCTCGCCCTCCTCGTGCCACCAGTCGGTAATGGCGCCACGGGCATCGCGGTAGCGCTGCGCCGCCCAGTGGCGCGCACTCAGGCTCGGCATGGCGTTGTCATGAAACCAGGCCACCGGCAACACGACGTCCGGGCCAAAACGCGACAGCACCTGCTGAAAGCCGGGATCAAAGCCATATTCGGTGAGGACCTGACGGGCGGTATCGCCGTGGCGCGACAGCGCCAGCGCGCCATTGAAGACCAGCGACTGACCATCCGCCCAGGCCAGAAACAGGGTGTTAAGCGCCTCGGATTCGCGAGTCAGTGAATGGGCCACCGTGTCAGGCAGCACATCGGAGGCCGAGGCGCGCAGAAAGCGGGATTCAAACGGGGTGGCCGTCGCGGCAGCCGAAAGCACTCCGGCGACCAGTGCGGCCGTCAGCCCCAGCACAAGAAATCGGGTCATCGAAGGCTTTACCGGGTGTGGATAACATGACGTCCACAGTATGGCATTTTCACGCCGGAGACACGCTAATGCCCGGCGCGGGTCAGCAGCCGTCGAGCCCGCTCGATCACCGGCGCATCCACCATCTGCCCTTCCACACGAAAGGCGCCGCCGTGAGTCTGCGCACCGGCTAGCACCTTCTGCGCCCACCCAAGCTGTTCGGGGCTCGGGGTAAAGGCCCGATGCACCGGCGCCAGCTGGCGCGGATGGATGCAGAGCATGCCGCCAAAGCCCATCTGGCGCGCATATCGCGCCGTATCATGAAGGGCCTCATCATCATCAAGTACCGGCGATACACCTGCCATTGGCGGCGCCAGGCCCGCCAACCGCGATTGCAACACCAGCTGATAGCGCGCCTGATCCAGGATCGCCTCGGCGCCCGGGGTATCGCTTTCAAGGTCCAGATCCAGTGCCAGATCCAGCGCGCCGAAACTCAGTCGCTCAACGCCCTCCACCGCAGCCAGCTCGGCGATCCAGTCAAGGCCGGAGGCGCTTTCGATCAGCGGCCATAGAGGGCGATCCAGCGCAGCGACCTGCCTGAGCGCCATGGCCGATTCCGCCTTGGACACCATGATCATCGAGACGCCTGTCAGGCGGGCACACAGATCCAGATCAGCATCGAAATGTTCGCTGCCGGGCGCATTGATGCGCACACAGAGCCGCGCCTGTGGTACCTCCTCCAGAGTCTGC contains:
- a CDS encoding HpcH/HpaI aldolase/citrate lyase family protein; protein product: MTAFDEAVSLMRQARSALFVPATRPDRIAKARDSEADLVIVDLEDAVALEDKALARDTLEQTLEEVPQARLCVRINAPGSEHFDADLDLCARLTGVSMIMVSKAESAMALRQVAALDRPLWPLIESASGLDWIAELAAVEGVERLSFGALDLALDLDLESDTPGAEAILDQARYQLVLQSRLAGLAPPMAGVSPVLDDDEALHDTARYARQMGFGGMLCIHPRQLAPVHRAFTPSPEQLGWAQKVLAGAQTHGGAFRVEGQMVDAPVIERARRLLTRAGH